Part of the Moorena sp. SIOASIH genome, TTTATTAAGAACTATTACAAAAATGGCGTTTTTTCATAAAAATGGAAAATTTAACTTGATTAACTATTAGAGGCTGAAAAACACAGCAGTTTTCAGATACAACCTCAGATACTACCCAGGTGTGCATTACATAGCAACTGACAATTCATTAATTACGGAGCAAACATCAATGGTTTCTAATGATAACTTTGCAGACCGGGTATTCTTAAACGGTACATCAGTTAGTACCACAGGCACTAACGTCGGTTTCACTGGGGAGCCAGGTGAGCCGAATCATGCACGATTTGACCCCCAGTTGAATTCTGCGTGGTGGTCTTGGACAGCTCCCGCTGATGGTATCGTGACCATTGACACTTTTGGGAGTAACTACGACACTACCCTAGCAGTCTACACCGGTTCAGCAGTTAACAGCTTAACAGAGATTGACAGTAATGATGACAGCTTTAGCTTGAACAATAACATTTTTACTTTTCAAAGCGCAGTTCAATTTACTGTTAACGCTGGTACAACCTACCAAATTGCTGTTGATGGCTTTTTCTCCAGCACAGGCTTAATTGATCTCAACATCAACTTAGATATTGACGACAATCTTATTTTGGGAACATCAAACGATGATACCCTGTTCGGCACTGTCGAAAACGATCAGATTGAGGGTTTGGCTGGCAATGACACAATCTTTGGTAGTGAGGGAATTAATACCCTTCTCGGCGGTGATGGTAATGACGTGATCTACGGTGGTTCACAGCTGGATGTGATTCGCGGTGGTAGCGGTAACGATACCATTTTCGCCAGTGAGGGTAATAATG contains:
- a CDS encoding calcium-binding protein; translation: MVSNDNFADRVFLNGTSVSTTGTNVGFTGEPGEPNHARFDPQLNSAWWSWTAPADGIVTIDTFGSNYDTTLAVYTGSAVNSLTEIDSNDDSFSLNNNIFTFQSAVQFTVNAGTTYQIAVDGFFSSTGLIDLNINLDIDDNLILGTSNDDTLFGTVENDQIEGLAGNDTIFGSEGINTLLGGDGNDVIYGGSQLDVIRGGSGNDTIFASEGNNEIFGGSGDDVIYSGSGDDFINSGTGNDTLFLGGGEDIIVLESGNGFDTINNFQLGLTTFDVANPNQLSIVDGNNGAEISSGGNLLAVVSSTQASTLNDNFDQVFV